A section of the Streptomyces xinghaiensis S187 genome encodes:
- a CDS encoding L,D-transpeptidase, whose amino-acid sequence MGPAARRYGRWAAAAAVLLPVAGCGAVVAEQGRPSPAVNGSPRHGQQHARADDGAPPHDPGASSAAPASRGPSAGPSASPGPGAGPCTAPAGPYQRRVEEFLGLPADGRQSEADCRAISAWQRREKLRPAVPGYAGVKTRSHLRVVEARRDPNAGGRCPETRDRIACVDLPRQLMWVQQGRKVLLGPVPIRSGKDGRPTRTGWNRISWRNEKHVSTIYKTPMPYAQFFNGGQAFHGVRDDVYDPDGGSHGCVNLTGADAKRLWETLRVGDRVYIWGRRAGT is encoded by the coding sequence ATGGGTCCTGCGGCGAGAAGGTACGGGCGCTGGGCGGCCGCGGCGGCGGTCCTGCTGCCGGTGGCGGGCTGCGGCGCCGTGGTGGCGGAGCAGGGACGGCCGTCACCGGCCGTGAACGGCAGCCCCCGGCACGGACAGCAGCACGCACGCGCCGACGACGGTGCGCCGCCCCATGACCCCGGAGCCTCTTCGGCCGCCCCGGCCTCCCGGGGCCCCTCGGCCGGTCCGTCCGCCTCGCCCGGCCCCGGCGCCGGCCCCTGCACCGCTCCGGCCGGCCCGTACCAGCGCAGGGTGGAGGAGTTCCTGGGACTGCCCGCGGACGGCCGGCAGTCGGAGGCGGACTGCCGCGCCATCAGCGCCTGGCAGCGGCGCGAGAAGCTGCGCCCGGCCGTCCCCGGCTACGCGGGCGTGAAGACCCGGAGCCACCTCCGCGTCGTCGAGGCACGCCGGGACCCGAACGCCGGCGGCCGGTGCCCGGAGACCAGGGACCGCATCGCCTGCGTCGACCTGCCGCGCCAGCTGATGTGGGTGCAGCAGGGGAGGAAGGTGCTGCTCGGGCCGGTGCCGATCCGCAGCGGCAAGGACGGGCGCCCGACCCGTACCGGCTGGAACCGGATCTCCTGGCGGAACGAGAAGCACGTCTCGACGATCTACAAGACGCCGATGCCGTACGCCCAGTTCTTCAACGGCGGGCAGGCGTTCCACGGGGTGCGCGACGACGTCTACGACCCGGACGGCGGTTCGCACGGCTGTGTGAATCTCACCGGGGCCGACGCGAAGCGGCTGTGGGAGACGCTGCGGGTGGGGGACCGCGTCTACATCTGGGGCCGCCGCGCCGGGACCTGA
- a CDS encoding holo-ACP synthase: MILGVGIDVAEIDRFAEALARTPALADRLFVDHELTLPSGERRGVASLAARFAAKEALAKALGAPRGLSWTDAEVVTESNGRPTLRVKGTVAACAARLGVTGWHVSLSHDAGVASAVVIAEG, encoded by the coding sequence GTGATCCTGGGCGTCGGTATCGACGTCGCCGAGATCGACCGCTTCGCCGAGGCGCTGGCGCGTACGCCCGCGCTGGCCGACCGGCTCTTCGTCGACCACGAACTGACGCTGCCGAGCGGCGAGCGGCGCGGTGTCGCCTCGCTCGCCGCCCGCTTCGCCGCCAAGGAGGCGCTGGCCAAGGCGCTGGGCGCGCCCCGGGGGCTCTCCTGGACGGACGCCGAGGTCGTCACCGAGTCGAACGGACGGCCGACGCTGCGGGTCAAGGGCACGGTCGCGGCCTGCGCGGCCCGGCTCGGGGTGACCGGCTGGCATGTCTCGCTGAGCCATGACGCCGGAGTCGCGTCGGCGGTGGTCATCGCGGAGGGCTGA
- a CDS encoding NAD(P)H-hydrate dehydratase — translation MRTAYSVETVRAAERALMARLPEGALMQRAAAGLAAACAGLLGPGRVYGARIALLVGSGDNGGDTLYAGARLARRGAGVTAVLLSADRTHAGGLAALRAAGGRAVPAAGEPAETEGAGETADARAAGTGSADAGAGGGRRAGGRAGERTDRRGTGTAGRPAGRAALAAVRRADLVLDGIVGIGGHGGLRPAAAELALAARESGAAIVAVDLPSGMEADTGEITGTAVRADATVTFGTYKPGLLIDPGAGHTGALRLVDIGLAPYLPDVPELEAPQHADVAALLPVPTGESDKYRRGVTGVVAGSARYPGAAVLAVAGALRGGAGAVRYVGPAGDAVIARFPETLVHGGPPAKAGRVQSWAVGPGIGDGPEARRAVKDVLASDVPVLVDADGLRLLDRKQVRRRTAPTLLTPHAGEAAALLGAAREEVEASRLSSARRLAAEFGATVLLKGSTTLVAAADGPVRANPTGTGWLATAGTGDVLSGLTASLLAAGLEPRDAASAGAYLHGLAGRLAAGRTGAPVGASDVAAALVTAWRDVASATA, via the coding sequence ATGAGAACTGCGTACAGCGTGGAAACCGTACGGGCAGCCGAGCGCGCGCTGATGGCGCGCCTTCCGGAGGGGGCGCTCATGCAGCGCGCGGCCGCCGGACTCGCGGCCGCGTGCGCCGGACTGCTGGGCCCCGGACGGGTGTACGGAGCGCGGATCGCGCTGCTGGTGGGGAGCGGTGACAACGGCGGTGACACCCTCTACGCCGGGGCCCGGCTGGCCCGGCGCGGGGCCGGTGTCACCGCCGTTCTGCTCTCCGCGGACCGCACCCATGCCGGTGGTCTCGCCGCCCTGCGCGCGGCGGGCGGCCGGGCGGTGCCGGCGGCCGGGGAACCGGCGGAGACGGAGGGGGCGGGCGAGACGGCGGACGCCCGGGCCGCGGGGACGGGGTCCGCGGATGCCGGGGCCGGAGGCGGCCGCAGGGCCGGCGGGAGGGCCGGCGAGAGAACTGACCGGAGGGGAACCGGTACCGCCGGCCGGCCGGCCGGCCGTGCCGCCCTGGCGGCTGTACGCCGGGCGGATCTCGTCCTCGACGGGATCGTCGGCATCGGAGGGCACGGCGGACTCCGCCCCGCCGCGGCCGAACTGGCGCTCGCCGCACGGGAGTCCGGGGCGGCGATCGTGGCGGTGGACCTCCCCAGCGGCATGGAGGCCGACACCGGCGAGATCACGGGAACGGCCGTACGGGCCGACGCGACGGTCACCTTCGGCACCTACAAGCCCGGCCTGCTGATCGACCCCGGGGCCGGGCACACGGGCGCGCTGCGGCTGGTGGACATCGGCCTGGCCCCGTACCTGCCGGACGTCCCCGAACTGGAGGCGCCGCAGCACGCCGACGTGGCCGCGCTGCTGCCCGTACCGACCGGCGAGAGCGACAAGTACCGGCGCGGAGTCACCGGCGTGGTGGCGGGCTCGGCGCGCTACCCGGGCGCCGCGGTGCTCGCCGTGGCGGGCGCCCTGCGCGGCGGGGCGGGCGCCGTGCGGTACGTCGGCCCGGCCGGGGACGCGGTGATCGCCCGCTTCCCCGAGACCCTGGTGCACGGGGGACCGCCCGCGAAGGCGGGCCGCGTCCAGTCCTGGGCCGTCGGCCCCGGCATCGGGGACGGGCCGGAGGCGCGCCGGGCGGTGAAGGACGTCCTGGCCTCGGACGTGCCGGTGCTGGTGGACGCGGACGGGCTGCGCCTGCTGGACCGCAAGCAGGTGCGGCGCCGGACGGCGCCGACGCTGCTGACCCCGCACGCGGGCGAGGCGGCCGCGCTGCTGGGCGCGGCCCGTGAGGAGGTCGAGGCGTCGCGGCTGTCCTCGGCGCGGCGGCTGGCGGCGGAGTTCGGCGCGACCGTGCTGCTCAAGGGTTCGACGACGCTGGTCGCCGCCGCCGACGGGCCGGTACGGGCCAACCCGACGGGCACCGGCTGGCTGGCCACGGCGGGCACCGGCGACGTGCTGTCCGGGCTGACGGCCTCGCTGCTGGCGGCGGGCCTGGAACCCCGTGACGCGGCCTCGGCGGGCGCGTATCTGCACGGACTGGCGGGCCGCTTGGCGGCGGGGCGCACGGGGGCGCCCGTGGGGGCGTCCGATGTGGCGGCGGCACTGGTGACGGCCTGGCGCGATGTCGCCTCGGCCACTGCTTAG
- a CDS encoding DUF1540 domain-containing protein yields the protein MDMPIINDCAATSCAYNRESTCHALAITVGDPGHAHCDTYIDSGARGGDMSSTGRVGACKMSECRHNDQLECRAPGITVGFQQNAADCLTYAPA from the coding sequence ATGGACATGCCGATCATCAATGACTGCGCGGCCACCTCCTGCGCGTACAACCGGGAGAGCACCTGCCACGCGCTCGCCATCACCGTGGGCGATCCCGGCCACGCGCACTGCGACACGTATATCGACTCCGGCGCCAGGGGCGGCGACATGTCGTCCACCGGCCGGGTCGGTGCCTGCAAGATGTCCGAATGCCGGCACAACGACCAGCTGGAGTGCCGGGCACCGGGCATCACCGTCGGTTTCCAGCAGAACGCGGCCGACTGCCTCACCTACGCGCCCGCGTAG
- a CDS encoding alpha/beta hydrolase: MAEITAGEPAAGAVLDAAASAVAAGGHAAHGGHRRRVGLAGTALGVVAATAAAGVAIERLTVHRGMRRKARLALDTAGPYGALRGTPGEAVADDGTVLRYEVHEAEPEPAAHRRRRLFGRRGPGPLTVVFCHGYCLNQDSFHFQRAAMNGVVRTVHWDQRSHGRSQRGMAQADGVPVTIDQLGRDLRAVLDAAVPQGPVVLVGHSMGGMTLMALAAHYPEYVRERVAGVAFIGTSAGGLGEVNFGLPVAGVNAVRRMLPGVLRVLGSRVDLVERSRRATADLFTGIVKRYSFGSRHVDPAVARFAERMIESTPIDVVAEFFPAFHEHDKADALAVFAGLPVLVLSGDRDLVTPASHSQAIAEALPDAELVLVPDAGHLVMLEHPETVNDRLAELITRAAAVRGAPRKRRPQRPARSQ; the protein is encoded by the coding sequence ATGGCTGAGATCACTGCCGGTGAGCCGGCAGCCGGTGCGGTACTGGACGCCGCGGCGTCCGCCGTGGCCGCGGGCGGTCATGCCGCTCACGGCGGGCACCGGCGCCGCGTCGGCCTGGCGGGCACGGCGCTCGGCGTCGTCGCCGCGACCGCCGCGGCCGGTGTCGCGATCGAACGGCTGACCGTCCACCGCGGAATGCGCCGCAAGGCCCGGCTCGCCCTCGACACCGCCGGCCCGTACGGCGCGCTGCGCGGCACCCCCGGCGAGGCCGTGGCGGACGACGGCACGGTGCTCCGCTACGAGGTCCACGAGGCGGAGCCCGAGCCGGCGGCCCACCGCCGCCGCAGGCTCTTCGGGCGCCGCGGGCCCGGCCCGCTCACCGTGGTGTTCTGCCACGGCTACTGCCTGAACCAGGACTCCTTCCACTTCCAGCGCGCGGCGATGAACGGTGTGGTCCGCACGGTCCACTGGGACCAGCGCAGCCACGGCCGTTCCCAGCGCGGCATGGCGCAGGCGGACGGCGTCCCGGTGACGATCGACCAGCTCGGGCGCGACCTGCGGGCCGTGCTCGACGCCGCCGTGCCGCAGGGCCCGGTGGTGCTCGTCGGCCACTCGATGGGCGGCATGACGCTGATGGCGCTGGCCGCCCACTACCCGGAGTACGTGCGGGAGCGGGTCGCGGGCGTCGCGTTCATCGGCACGTCGGCGGGCGGGCTCGGGGAGGTCAACTTCGGGCTGCCGGTGGCCGGGGTGAACGCGGTGCGGCGGATGCTGCCCGGGGTGCTCCGGGTGCTGGGCTCGCGGGTGGACCTGGTGGAGCGGAGCCGGCGGGCGACCGCCGACCTCTTCACGGGGATCGTCAAGCGGTACTCCTTCGGCTCGCGGCACGTGGACCCGGCGGTGGCCCGTTTCGCCGAACGGATGATCGAGTCGACGCCGATCGACGTGGTCGCGGAGTTCTTTCCGGCCTTCCACGAGCACGACAAGGCGGACGCGCTGGCCGTCTTCGCGGGCCTGCCCGTCCTGGTGCTGAGCGGCGACCGGGATCTGGTCACCCCCGCCTCGCACAGTCAGGCGATCGCCGAAGCGCTGCCGGACGCCGAACTGGTGCTCGTCCCGGACGCGGGTCATCTGGTGATGCTGGAGCACCCGGAGACGGTGAACGACCGGCTGGCCGAGCTGATCACCCGCGCCGCCGCGGTGCGCGGGGCGCCGCGGAAGCGGCGGCCGCAGCGCCCGGCCCGCAGCCAGTAG
- the alr gene encoding alanine racemase — MNEEMRARAEIDLGALRANVRALRARAPRSELMAVVKSDAYGHGALPCARAARQAGASWLATATPQEALALRAAGDTGRLLCWLWTPGGPWRQAIEADVDVSASALWALREAADAARACGRTARIHLKADTGLGRGGCQPHDWDALTAAARAAEAEGVLKVTGVWSHFACADEPGHPSIAAQLESFRAALAAAERAGLRPEVRHMANSPATLTLPEAHFDLVRPGISVYGISPSPEVGQPGDFGLRPAMTLSARLANVKRVPGGHGVSYGHHYVTAGETTLALVPVGYADGVPRHASGTGPVLVGGKWRTVAGRVAMDQFVVDLGGDTAEAGDEAVLFGPGDAGEPTAQDWAQAAGTIAYEIVTRIGARVPRVYVNADGG, encoded by the coding sequence ATGAACGAAGAGATGCGGGCCCGTGCCGAGATCGATCTCGGCGCCCTCCGGGCCAATGTCCGGGCGCTGCGGGCCCGCGCACCCCGCTCCGAACTGATGGCCGTCGTCAAGTCCGACGCGTACGGCCACGGCGCGCTGCCCTGCGCCCGCGCCGCCCGGCAGGCCGGCGCGAGCTGGCTGGCCACCGCCACGCCGCAGGAGGCGCTGGCCCTGCGCGCGGCGGGCGACACGGGCCGGCTGCTGTGCTGGCTGTGGACCCCCGGCGGGCCCTGGCGCCAGGCGATCGAGGCGGACGTCGACGTCTCGGCAAGTGCCCTGTGGGCCCTCCGCGAGGCCGCGGACGCCGCCCGCGCCTGCGGCCGCACCGCCCGGATCCATCTCAAGGCGGACACCGGCCTGGGGCGGGGCGGCTGCCAGCCGCACGACTGGGACGCGCTCACCGCCGCCGCGCGGGCCGCCGAGGCCGAGGGCGTGCTGAAGGTGACCGGCGTCTGGTCGCACTTCGCCTGCGCCGACGAGCCGGGCCACCCGTCGATCGCCGCGCAGCTGGAGTCCTTCCGGGCGGCCCTGGCCGCCGCGGAGCGCGCCGGGCTGCGGCCGGAGGTGCGCCACATGGCCAACTCCCCGGCGACGCTGACGCTCCCCGAGGCGCACTTCGACCTGGTGCGGCCCGGGATCTCCGTCTACGGGATCTCGCCGAGCCCGGAGGTCGGCCAGCCGGGTGACTTCGGTCTCCGCCCGGCCATGACGCTCTCCGCGCGGCTGGCGAACGTCAAGCGGGTCCCGGGCGGGCACGGCGTGAGCTACGGCCACCACTACGTGACCGCCGGGGAGACGACCCTCGCCCTGGTGCCCGTCGGCTACGCGGACGGCGTTCCGCGGCACGCGTCGGGCACCGGCCCGGTCCTGGTCGGCGGCAAGTGGCGGACCGTCGCGGGGCGGGTCGCCATGGACCAGTTCGTCGTCGACCTGGGCGGCGACACCGCCGAGGCGGGCGACGAGGCCGTGCTGTTCGGCCCGGGCGACGCCGGCGAGCCGACCGCCCAGGACTGGGCGCAGGCCGCCGGGACGATCGCGTACGAGATCGTCACCCGGATCGGGGCGAGGGTGCCCCGGGTGTATGTGAACGCGGACGGCGGATAG
- a CDS encoding L,D-transpeptidase, producing MAVSSSGKIVAGLTAVALAAVGFLAYQAAASASDRPAAPKDRAAASASPEPGSSEDAGPESGETADEEPAVPADSGTGLRVVYSLGAERVWLVGENEQPTRTYEVWPSAVSPAPGEYAVVSRAESVAGSDGVPIEHSVVFTATEGVVIGFSAAVDGSKPDPDAGKTGGIRATREDGEAMWKFAPVGTKVVVVP from the coding sequence GTGGCAGTGAGCAGCTCGGGGAAGATCGTGGCCGGGCTGACCGCGGTGGCTCTCGCCGCGGTCGGATTCCTGGCCTACCAGGCTGCCGCCAGCGCCTCCGACCGGCCGGCCGCCCCCAAGGACCGCGCCGCCGCCTCGGCCTCGCCCGAGCCCGGCAGCAGCGAGGACGCCGGACCGGAGAGCGGGGAGACGGCGGACGAGGAACCGGCCGTGCCCGCGGACTCCGGCACCGGGTTGCGCGTCGTCTACTCGCTGGGCGCCGAGCGGGTGTGGCTGGTCGGCGAGAACGAGCAGCCCACCCGGACGTACGAGGTCTGGCCCAGCGCCGTGAGCCCGGCACCGGGCGAGTACGCGGTGGTGTCGCGCGCGGAGAGCGTCGCCGGGTCGGACGGCGTGCCGATCGAGCACTCGGTGGTGTTCACGGCCACCGAGGGCGTGGTCATCGGGTTCAGCGCCGCGGTGGACGGCTCCAAGCCGGACCCGGACGCGGGGAAGACCGGCGGGATACGGGCCACGCGCGAGGACGGCGAGGCGATGTGGAAGTTCGCGCCCGTCGGGACGAAGGTCGTCGTGGTTCCCTGA
- a CDS encoding ZIP family metal transporter, which translates to MPVLWWIVLSGLAMSGLALSGAVALLLPERLFERVVLPLVGLAAGALLGGALFHMLPGAVRVLGNGLGVYAWVAAGLFFFLVLEQFLHWHHCHRPPGAHRVPRGRPLGPLILVADGLHNFIGGLAVGGAFVVDVRLGVATWLAAAAHEVPQELGDFGVLVHSGWSSRRALAFNLASGLTFPLGGLIAYGLAGQVDVAVLVPFAAGNFVYIALADLLPEITTSPVPREKVLHTASFAVGLGTLLALALLIS; encoded by the coding sequence ATGCCCGTGCTGTGGTGGATCGTCCTGTCGGGCCTGGCCATGAGCGGTCTGGCCCTGTCGGGGGCGGTGGCGCTGCTGCTGCCCGAACGGCTCTTCGAGCGAGTGGTGCTGCCGCTGGTCGGCCTGGCGGCGGGCGCACTCCTCGGCGGCGCGCTGTTCCACATGCTCCCCGGGGCGGTGCGCGTGCTCGGCAACGGGTTGGGCGTCTACGCGTGGGTCGCGGCGGGCCTGTTCTTCTTCCTGGTGCTGGAGCAGTTCCTGCACTGGCACCACTGCCACCGGCCGCCGGGGGCGCACCGGGTCCCCCGGGGCCGGCCGCTCGGCCCGCTGATCCTCGTCGCCGACGGGCTGCACAACTTCATCGGCGGCCTGGCGGTGGGCGGCGCGTTCGTCGTCGACGTCCGGCTCGGTGTGGCGACCTGGCTCGCCGCGGCCGCGCACGAAGTGCCCCAGGAACTCGGCGACTTCGGCGTGCTGGTGCACAGCGGGTGGAGCTCCCGCCGGGCGCTGGCCTTCAATCTGGCCTCGGGGCTCACCTTTCCGCTCGGCGGGCTGATCGCCTACGGCCTGGCCGGGCAGGTCGACGTGGCGGTGCTGGTGCCCTTCGCCGCCGGCAACTTCGTCTACATCGCCCTGGCCGACCTGCTGCCCGAGATCACCACCTCGCCGGTACCGCGCGAGAAGGTGCTCCACACGGCGAGTTTCGCGGTGGGGCTGGGAACGCTGCTGGCCCTCGCCCTGCTGATCTCCTGA
- the glmS gene encoding glutamine--fructose-6-phosphate transaminase (isomerizing) translates to MCGIVGYVGGQSALDVVIAGLKRLEYRGYDSAGVAVLADGGLAAAKKAGKLANLEKELAGRPLPSGSTGIGHTRWATHGAPTDANAHPHLDNAGRVAVVHNGIIENFAQLRAELTDRGHQLLSETDTEVVSHLLAEEFSSCGDLAEAMRQVCGRLEGAFTLVAVHADEPDVVVGARRNSPLVVGVGDGESFLASDVAAFIAHTREAIELGQDQVVELRRDGVTVTNFDGSPADVREYHVDWDASAAEKGGYDYFMLKEIAEQPKAVADTLLGRIDGSGTLLLDEVRIPPSELREIGKIVIVACGTAFHAGMIAKYAIEHWTRIPCETELASEFRYRDPILDHRTLVIAISQSGETMDTLMALRHAREQGARVLAICNTNGSTIPRESDAVLYTHAGPEVAVASTKAFLTQLVACYLVALYLGQVRGTKWGDEIHSVIQELSAISVQVEQVLGTMEPVRELARSLADKNTVLFLGRHVGFPVALEGALKLKELAYMHAEGFAAGELKHGPIALIEEDLPVVVVVPSPRGRSVLHDKIVSNIQEIRARGARTIVIAEDGDETVVPYADHLIRIPPTPTLLQPLVATVPLQVFACELATARGNEVDQPRNLAKSVTVE, encoded by the coding sequence ATGTGCGGAATCGTTGGGTATGTGGGAGGGCAGTCCGCCCTCGACGTTGTCATCGCCGGTCTGAAGCGCCTGGAGTACCGGGGCTATGACTCGGCCGGGGTCGCCGTGCTCGCCGACGGCGGGCTGGCCGCCGCGAAGAAGGCGGGCAAACTGGCCAACCTGGAGAAGGAGCTGGCGGGCCGCCCGCTGCCGTCCGGTTCCACCGGTATCGGCCACACCCGCTGGGCCACCCACGGCGCCCCCACGGACGCGAACGCCCATCCGCATCTGGACAACGCGGGCCGCGTCGCCGTCGTCCACAACGGCATCATCGAGAACTTCGCCCAGCTGCGGGCCGAGCTGACCGACCGGGGCCACCAGCTCCTCTCCGAGACCGACACCGAGGTCGTCTCCCACCTGCTGGCCGAGGAGTTCTCCTCCTGCGGCGACCTGGCCGAGGCGATGCGCCAGGTGTGCGGCCGGCTGGAGGGCGCCTTCACCCTGGTCGCCGTGCACGCCGACGAGCCGGACGTGGTGGTCGGCGCGCGCCGCAACTCGCCGCTGGTGGTGGGCGTCGGCGACGGCGAGTCCTTCCTCGCCTCCGACGTGGCCGCGTTCATCGCGCACACCCGCGAGGCGATCGAGCTGGGCCAGGACCAGGTGGTCGAACTCCGCCGGGACGGCGTGACGGTCACGAACTTCGACGGCAGCCCGGCCGACGTCCGCGAGTACCACGTCGACTGGGACGCCTCCGCCGCCGAGAAGGGCGGCTACGACTACTTCATGCTCAAGGAGATCGCTGAGCAGCCGAAGGCCGTCGCCGACACCCTCCTCGGCCGGATCGACGGCTCGGGCACCCTGCTGCTGGACGAGGTGCGCATCCCGCCGTCCGAGCTGCGCGAGATCGGCAAGATCGTCATCGTGGCCTGCGGCACCGCCTTCCACGCCGGGATGATCGCCAAGTACGCCATCGAGCACTGGACGCGCATTCCCTGCGAGACCGAGCTGGCCAGCGAGTTCCGCTACCGCGACCCGATCCTCGACCACCGCACCCTCGTCATCGCCATCAGCCAGTCCGGCGAGACCATGGACACCCTGATGGCGCTCCGGCACGCCCGCGAGCAGGGCGCCCGCGTCCTCGCCATCTGCAACACCAACGGCTCGACGATCCCGCGCGAGTCCGACGCCGTGCTCTACACCCACGCCGGGCCGGAGGTCGCGGTCGCGTCCACCAAGGCGTTCCTCACCCAGCTCGTCGCCTGCTACCTCGTCGCGCTCTACCTCGGCCAGGTGCGCGGCACCAAGTGGGGCGACGAGATCCACTCCGTCATCCAGGAGCTGTCGGCGATCTCCGTCCAGGTCGAACAGGTGCTCGGCACGATGGAGCCGGTACGGGAGCTGGCCCGCAGCCTCGCCGACAAGAACACCGTGCTGTTCCTCGGCCGGCACGTCGGCTTCCCGGTCGCCCTGGAGGGAGCGCTCAAGCTCAAGGAACTCGCCTACATGCACGCCGAGGGCTTCGCCGCCGGTGAGCTCAAGCACGGTCCGATCGCGCTGATCGAGGAGGACCTCCCGGTCGTCGTGGTCGTGCCCTCGCCGCGCGGGCGGTCGGTGCTGCACGACAAGATCGTCTCCAACATCCAGGAGATCCGGGCCCGGGGCGCGCGCACCATCGTCATCGCCGAGGACGGCGACGAGACGGTGGTGCCGTACGCCGACCACCTGATCCGCATCCCGCCCACCCCGACGCTGCTCCAGCCGCTGGTGGCGACGGTCCCGCTGCAGGTCTTCGCCTGCGAACTGGCCACGGCCCGCGGCAACGAGGTGGACCAGCCGAGGAACCTCGCGAAGTCGGTGACGGTCGAGTGA
- the tsaE gene encoding tRNA (adenosine(37)-N6)-threonylcarbamoyltransferase complex ATPase subunit type 1 TsaE codes for MEAPYDTSRAPGAGTGADTVTPADPAAAAPPVRLTVRTPDAMRELGRRLARLLRPGDLVLLTGQLGAGKTTLARGLGEGLNVRGAVTSPTFVIARVHPPLGAGPALVHVDAYRLSGGLDEMEDLDLDVSLPESVVVVEWGEGRMEELSEDRLHVVIERAEGADGPGPDEAAAGDDVREVSVTGVGHRWAAAGLSPLMDLPGRSDGSDGSDGSDGADGSGGRG; via the coding sequence ATGGAAGCCCCGTACGACACGAGCCGCGCCCCGGGCGCGGGTACCGGCGCGGACACCGTCACCCCCGCGGACCCGGCAGCCGCCGCACCCCCGGTCCGGCTGACCGTCCGCACCCCCGACGCGATGCGCGAGCTCGGCCGCCGACTGGCCCGGCTGCTGCGCCCCGGCGATCTCGTCCTCCTCACCGGCCAGCTGGGCGCCGGCAAGACGACGCTCGCGCGCGGTCTGGGGGAGGGCCTGAACGTGCGCGGCGCGGTCACCTCCCCGACCTTCGTCATCGCGCGGGTGCACCCGCCGCTCGGCGCGGGCCCGGCCCTGGTCCATGTGGACGCGTACCGGCTGAGCGGTGGCCTGGACGAGATGGAGGATCTCGATCTGGACGTGTCGCTGCCCGAGTCGGTGGTCGTCGTGGAGTGGGGCGAGGGCCGGATGGAGGAACTGTCGGAGGACCGGCTGCACGTGGTCATCGAGCGCGCGGAGGGCGCCGACGGCCCGGGCCCGGACGAGGCGGCGGCCGGGGACGACGTGCGCGAGGTCTCCGTGACGGGCGTCGGCCACCGCTGGGCGGCCGCCGGTCTGTCGCCCCTCATGGACCTGCCCGGCCGGTCGGACGGATCGGATGGATCGGATGGATCGGACGGGGCGGACGGGTCGGGCGGCCGCGGCTGA